CACCGATTACGATCATGCTCTTCGGAATTTCTGGAAGCTCAAGAGCTTCAGTCGAAGACAGAATACGTCCACCGAATGGGAAAGGCTTTAGTTCAATCGGACGGGAACCTGTAGCAATGATACAGTGTTTGAAGCGGTAACGTGGGGATTCATGATCATTGAACACACGCGCTTCTGTGTCGCTGATAAACATGCATTCGCCGTTAAATACTTCAATTTTGTTGCCCTTCATCAAGCTAGTCACGCCGCTAGTCATTTTCTTAACTACGCCGTTTTTGAACTCTTGAGTTTTGGCAAAATCCACTTTAACGTTCTCAGCAGTAACACCGAAAACTTCACCATGCTTAGCAGATTCGAACTGGTGTGCAGCAGCAATCAGTGCTTTAGAAGGAATACATCCACGGTTCAAACATACACCGCCGAGTTCCGATTTATCCACGATGAGGACTTTTTGGCCGAGCTGGGCGGCACGAATTGCCGCCACATACCCACCAGGACCTGCACCAATGACCAATGTGTCAATATCTAGAGAAGCGTCTCCTACTACCATAATTATACCTCCATAACCAGCAGCTCAGGATTATTGAGCAGCGATTTAATGTAGTTCATAAAGTTTTGAGCAGTCGCACCATCAATAATACGGTGGTCAAAGCTGAGTGACAACGCCATTACAGGAGCAACTACGATTTCACCATTCTTCACAACTGCTTTTTCACTGATACGGCCAGTTCCGAGGATAGCCACTTCAGGGAAGTTGATGATTGGAGTAAAGAACATACCGCCAGCAGAACCAATGTTACTGATGGAGATCGTGCTGCCCTTCATTTCGTTAGCAGACAATTTACCGTCACGACCACGAACTGCAAGGTCAGTGATGCTGCTAGCGATCATCCAGATGCTCTTACGGTCAGCGTCTTTGATAACTGGAACGATCAAACCGTTTGGCGTATCGGTAGCGATACCGATATTGTAGTATTTCTTGTAGACAATTTCGCCTGCTTCTTCATCAATCATAGCGTTGAGCGCTGGGAATTGACGGGAAGCCGCAACCAGAGCCTTAACGATGAACGGAAGGTAAGTAACCTTAACGCCTTTTTTCTCAGCGATAGGTTTCATACGTGTACGGAATGCTACCAGTTCAGTAACATCTACTTCGTCCATAATTGTAACGTGTGGTGCAGTGTAAGCCGATTTAACCATTGCGTTGGCGATCGCCTTACGAATGCCCTTGTACGGTACACGTTCTTCTTCTAGACTAACATTACCGCTCGCTGCTGCAGGTGCTGCTTTAGCTTCAGCTTTAGCAGCCTTCGGCGCTTCAGAAGCTGCCGCTGCAGGTGTTGCAGCTGCCGCAGGTGTTGAACCACCTTTCAAGAACGCTTCAACGTCTTCACGGGTGATTTTGCCGCCTTTTCCAGTTCCGTTCACTTTGGAAATATCCACTTTTTGCTCACGAGCAAATTTGCGAACGCTAGGTGTAGCCAATACATCACGATCAGGAGCCGGTGCTGCACTAGCAGATCCGCCTGCTGGGGAAGAAGTTGTATTTGCACT
The window above is part of the Paenibacillus sp. FSL K6-0276 genome. Proteins encoded here:
- a CDS encoding 2-oxo acid dehydrogenase subunit E2, with amino-acid sequence MAKFEYRFPELGEGLHEGEIIKMHIKAGDKVTDDDIVMEVQNDKAVVEVPCPVNGTVLEVLTKDGQVCRVGEVVAIIEAEGDVPEQEGHAAEEAPAVAPAAPVAPASSNAKSANFEYRFPELGEGLHEGEIIKMHIKAGDKVTDDDIIMEVQNDKAVVEVPCPVNGTVLEVLTKDGQVCRVGDVVAIIAAEGDVPEQEGHASAEADVAKGSANTTSSPAGGSASAAPAPDRDVLATPSVRKFAREQKVDISKVNGTGKGGKITREDVEAFLKGGSTPAAAATPAAAASEAPKAAKAEAKAAPAAASGNVSLEEERVPYKGIRKAIANAMVKSAYTAPHVTIMDEVDVTELVAFRTRMKPIAEKKGVKVTYLPFIVKALVAASRQFPALNAMIDEEAGEIVYKKYYNIGIATDTPNGLIVPVIKDADRKSIWMIASSITDLAVRGRDGKLSANEMKGSTISISNIGSAGGMFFTPIINFPEVAILGTGRISEKAVVKNGEIVVAPVMALSLSFDHRIIDGATAQNFMNYIKSLLNNPELLVMEV